One candidate division KSB1 bacterium DNA window includes the following coding sequences:
- a CDS encoding FAD/NAD(P)-binding protein has product MAAVASPVVTFDLKKNPYAVIPAEIIQVIEESPLIRTLRLKPARPIPFHTGQFIELTIPGIGEGPFTPSSSHFVSDILDVTIMKTGFVTEYVHRAKVGDIVGLRGPFGSRYPIEKFEGKDVLILGGGCGLAPLRSLFLTLLHESHKYKSITFLAGAKSPKDCIYKDEATEWRKHPNVTFRRTVDAVPPGESWEEQVGVATVLLKDITIDPTDNPAVVCGPPIMMKYGTLELLKYGYKEENIYLSMEKKMYCGFGQCRHCVMGKYYACKDGPVFTYAQIKDEEDIWE; this is encoded by the coding sequence ATGGCTGCCGTTGCATCTCCCGTTGTGACGTTCGATCTGAAAAAAAATCCCTATGCGGTGATTCCTGCCGAAATCATTCAGGTCATCGAAGAATCGCCCTTGATCCGCACGCTGCGGCTCAAACCGGCGCGTCCGATTCCTTTTCATACCGGTCAGTTCATCGAATTAACTATTCCAGGCATCGGCGAAGGGCCTTTCACGCCTTCTTCCTCGCATTTCGTCTCGGATATCCTCGATGTGACGATCATGAAGACCGGTTTTGTGACCGAATACGTCCATCGCGCCAAGGTCGGAGACATCGTCGGGCTGCGCGGCCCGTTCGGTTCACGTTATCCGATCGAAAAATTCGAAGGCAAGGATGTACTGATCCTCGGCGGCGGCTGCGGGCTGGCGCCGTTGCGGTCACTTTTCCTCACTCTCCTGCACGAGTCGCACAAATACAAAAGCATTACCTTTTTGGCAGGCGCCAAATCGCCCAAGGACTGCATCTACAAAGACGAGGCGACAGAGTGGCGCAAGCATCCCAACGTCACGTTTCGCAGGACGGTGGACGCGGTGCCGCCGGGAGAAAGCTGGGAGGAGCAGGTCGGCGTGGCGACGGTGCTGCTCAAGGACATTACCATCGATCCGACCGACAATCCGGCAGTGGTCTGCGGCCCGCCGATCATGATGAAGTACGGTACGCTCGAGCTGCTCAAGTACGGCTACAAGGAAGAGAACATCTACCTGTCGATGGAAAAAAAGATGTACTGCGGTTTCGGTCAATGCCGCCATTGTGTCATGGGTAAATATTACGCCTGCAAGGACGGGCCGGTCTTTACCTATGCCCAGATCAAAGACGAGGAGGACATTTGGGAATGA
- a CDS encoding 4Fe-4S binding protein: MKRLFIDIPALLASGAAVNQIQCEYMYHRKNDGALNLLEVAEFASYCRRCEDAFCIAACPKDALERLETGVLKRWNMRCVGCKSCALACPFGTIFIEVMNYISSKCDLCLNQLADDPDYQPLCVRTAPAGCFQMAEVAEEPARYVFFVGEHLAVKSPSWLVKEGKL, translated from the coding sequence ATGAAGCGGCTCTTTATCGACATTCCGGCGCTGTTGGCGAGCGGCGCGGCGGTGAATCAAATACAGTGCGAATACATGTATCACCGCAAAAACGACGGCGCATTGAACCTGCTCGAAGTGGCCGAGTTCGCCTCCTATTGTCGACGCTGTGAAGATGCCTTCTGCATCGCCGCCTGTCCCAAGGATGCGTTGGAACGCCTGGAGACCGGCGTCCTCAAACGGTGGAACATGCGCTGCGTCGGCTGTAAAAGTTGCGCCTTGGCCTGTCCCTTCGGCACGATTTTTATCGAAGTGATGAACTATATCAGCTCGAAATGCGACTTGTGTCTGAATCAGTTGGCCGATGATCCCGATTATCAGCCGCTGTGCGTGCGCACGGCGCCTGCCGGATGCTTTCAAATGGCCGAAGTCGCCGAAGAGCCGGCGCGATACGTCTTTTTTGTCGGCGAGCACCTGGCGGTCAAAAGTCCGAGCTGGCTGGTCAAGGAGGGCAAGCTATGA
- the nuoB gene encoding NADH-quinone oxidoreductase subunit NuoB, translating into MGWYNKRLAKSIWVFHVSASPCNNCDIEILDLLTPAYDLERFGIKLVGSVRHADVLLVSGIINQKVAPKVKKLYEQAPKPCFVVGIGTCPSSGCCFKDSYNKTEKFQEVIPIDLYIPGCPPKPENMIEGIMKLVEVLNG; encoded by the coding sequence ATGGGATGGTACAACAAACGTTTGGCCAAGTCGATTTGGGTGTTTCACGTCAGCGCTTCGCCGTGCAACAATTGCGACATCGAAATTCTCGATCTCTTGACGCCGGCGTACGATCTGGAGCGTTTCGGCATCAAGCTGGTCGGCTCGGTGCGCCACGCCGACGTGCTGCTGGTTTCCGGCATCATCAACCAGAAAGTGGCACCGAAGGTCAAAAAGCTGTATGAACAGGCGCCGAAGCCCTGTTTTGTGGTCGGCATCGGCACCTGCCCTTCTTCGGGGTGCTGCTTTAAGGACAGCTATAACAAGACGGAAAAGTTTCAGGAGGTCATACCCATCGACCTGTACATTCCGGGCTGTCCGCCCAAGCCGGAGAACATGATTGAGGGCATCATGAAATTGGTGGAGGTGCTCAATGGCTGA
- a CDS encoding monovalent cation/H+ antiporter complex subunit F, with protein sequence MRVLRWFIGLVLIGGFMVGNFFIYQGPLLVKFINVILFSALFVLFRVIFGPSPADRIVAVDILGVLIIGLLALFGTYYRQGFFLDVGLVWALLSFVASLALAKILEGRSLDD encoded by the coding sequence ATGAGAGTTCTGCGTTGGTTCATCGGTCTGGTGTTGATCGGCGGTTTTATGGTCGGCAATTTTTTCATCTACCAAGGGCCGCTTTTGGTCAAGTTCATTAATGTCATCCTCTTCAGCGCTTTGTTTGTTCTGTTCCGAGTCATATTCGGCCCTTCGCCGGCGGACCGCATCGTCGCCGTGGATATTCTCGGCGTTCTCATTATTGGCCTGCTGGCGCTGTTCGGCACCTATTACCGTCAGGGTTTTTTTCTCGACGTCGGCTTGGTATGGGCGCTGCTCAGCTTTGTCGCTTCTTTGGCGTTGGCCAAGATTTTGGAAGGGAGGTCCCTCGATGATTAG
- a CDS encoding DUF4040 domain-containing protein: MLTDLWLNFLLLFMIFASIVALELKDVLSSIIALGVVGLGVSVSFLILQAPDLAIVQFLFEIFALIILILAFVKKPFHDFAPSVQSRWMSVLAVIAVLAVLGLSWEVFRLMPPFGEPLMKTSQFYLENGAAKTGAANLVSSVVLDFRGYDTFGEVTILFTAILGTFAVLRSTIKDKHAGGKHE, encoded by the coding sequence ATGTTGACGGACCTTTGGCTGAACTTTCTTTTGCTGTTTATGATTTTCGCCTCGATCGTCGCCCTCGAACTGAAAGATGTGTTGTCGTCGATCATCGCTTTGGGGGTCGTCGGACTCGGCGTCTCTGTATCCTTTCTCATCCTCCAGGCGCCCGATTTGGCCATTGTGCAGTTTCTTTTCGAGATTTTTGCTCTTATCATTCTCATTCTGGCCTTTGTGAAAAAGCCCTTTCATGACTTTGCGCCGTCCGTACAAAGCCGTTGGATGAGCGTTTTGGCTGTGATCGCCGTGCTTGCGGTGCTCGGCCTAAGCTGGGAGGTGTTCCGCCTCATGCCGCCGTTCGGCGAGCCGCTGATGAAGACGTCGCAATTCTATCTCGAAAACGGCGCTGCAAAAACCGGCGCCGCCAACCTCGTTTCATCGGTCGTTCTCGATTTTCGCGGTTATGATACGTTCGGCGAGGTCACCATTCTCTTTACCGCCATTTTAGGAACTTTTGCGGTGCTGCGCTCGACGATCAAGGATAAGCACGCGGGAGGCAAGCATGAATAA
- a CDS encoding nickel-dependent hydrogenase large subunit encodes MSQTGQIPVGPFHPLLEEAEYFNIVVDGETVIDIELDIGWMHRGHEFISEQKTFTQSIYLVERICGICSTSHPLACVHAIEDIDNIEIPERAAYIRTLIGELERIHSHLLWFGLAGHFIGYDTVWMWMWKYREPVLQLFEIISGNRNHYGMMRVGGVAKDVDPARIPEMMNVLDMIDEKMQMLAKVANDDPVLRSRLKGVGVLKHEDAVALCAVGPTARASGVDIDVRRDDPTDAYGLVDFNVPVLHNGDVYDKFVIRVLETLESTKICRQCLEKLKKVPGPILNNVKEIGEGEGIGRYEAPRGEVFHYIRSDGSNRPVRHKVRAPSYVNIPTYVASCKGIPLADALITLASVDPCYCCTERSLKVVDKNRDPFTVDLLKLSREKTEAIRRQIHGR; translated from the coding sequence ATGAGTCAAACCGGTCAAATCCCCGTCGGGCCTTTCCATCCGCTGCTCGAAGAAGCGGAGTACTTTAACATCGTCGTGGACGGCGAAACGGTCATCGATATCGAACTCGACATCGGCTGGATGCACCGCGGCCACGAGTTCATTTCCGAGCAGAAGACTTTTACGCAATCGATCTATTTGGTGGAACGCATCTGCGGTATCTGCTCCACTTCTCATCCCTTGGCCTGTGTGCATGCCATCGAGGACATCGACAATATCGAGATACCGGAGCGGGCCGCCTATATCCGCACGCTGATCGGCGAATTGGAGCGCATTCACAGTCACCTGTTATGGTTCGGCTTGGCGGGGCATTTCATCGGCTACGATACGGTGTGGATGTGGATGTGGAAGTATCGCGAGCCGGTTCTGCAGCTGTTCGAGATCATTTCCGGCAACCGCAACCATTACGGCATGATGCGTGTCGGCGGAGTGGCCAAAGATGTTGATCCGGCGCGGATTCCGGAAATGATGAATGTGCTCGACATGATCGATGAAAAAATGCAGATGCTGGCCAAAGTGGCGAATGACGATCCGGTGCTGCGTTCGCGACTCAAGGGCGTCGGCGTGCTTAAACACGAAGATGCGGTGGCGCTTTGCGCCGTGGGGCCGACCGCCCGCGCTTCCGGCGTGGACATCGACGTGCGGCGTGACGACCCAACCGACGCCTATGGATTGGTCGACTTTAACGTTCCGGTTCTCCACAACGGAGATGTGTACGACAAATTCGTCATTCGCGTGCTGGAAACGCTCGAATCGACCAAGATCTGCAGACAATGCCTCGAGAAACTCAAAAAGGTTCCCGGACCGATTCTCAACAACGTCAAAGAAATCGGCGAGGGAGAGGGGATTGGTCGATATGAAGCGCCGCGCGGCGAAGTTTTCCACTATATTCGCAGCGACGGCAGCAATCGACCCGTGCGCCATAAGGTGCGGGCGCCCAGCTATGTCAATATCCCGACATACGTCGCTTCGTGCAAGGGAATTCCGCTGGCGGATGCGCTCATCACGCTTGCTTCGGTCGATCCGTGCTATTGCTGCACCGAACGCTCGCTCAAGGTGGTCGATAAGAATCGTGATCCTTTTACGGTCGATCTGCTCAAGCTTTCCCGCGAAAAGACGGAAGCCATAAGGAGACAAATCCATGGCCGGTAA
- a CDS encoding NADH-quinone oxidoreductase subunit H, with product MKPEYLLFLLIFPGLLFSGVVGLLVGWVDRKVSARFQFRVGPPLWQNFNDFFKLLGKEVIIPREAAGSLFISAPFLAFAATVMVSAMIGTALFFQKGLAGDLIVVLYLMMVFSVMVILGGGASGNVYSGVGAAREIKLLLADELVFLLVMLVPIIKSGYQLRLDALAAAQQEGAFLASPSGIIAFILGILCVQAKMTLPPFSIPEAETEIVEGPLMEYSGPLLGFWKLTQAMMWVFFPFLLILLFWGGFSYRGLGILWFLLKYLFIVVVMIIIKNTNPRVRIDTALHFFWKIAAPLALIAVILAVIGA from the coding sequence ATGAAGCCGGAATATCTGCTGTTTCTGCTGATCTTTCCCGGCCTGTTGTTTTCCGGAGTCGTCGGATTGCTCGTCGGTTGGGTCGACCGAAAAGTTAGCGCTCGTTTTCAATTCCGCGTCGGACCGCCGCTATGGCAGAATTTTAACGATTTTTTCAAACTGCTGGGCAAAGAAGTGATTATTCCCAGGGAGGCGGCCGGAAGTCTTTTTATTTCCGCGCCGTTTCTAGCCTTTGCCGCAACGGTGATGGTTTCGGCGATGATCGGCACCGCCCTATTTTTCCAGAAAGGCCTTGCGGGCGACCTGATCGTTGTACTTTACCTGATGATGGTGTTTTCCGTGATGGTCATTCTCGGCGGCGGCGCTTCCGGCAACGTCTATTCGGGGGTCGGTGCGGCAAGGGAAATCAAACTGCTATTGGCGGATGAGCTCGTCTTTCTTCTGGTCATGCTCGTGCCGATCATCAAGTCCGGTTATCAGCTTCGCCTGGATGCTTTGGCGGCAGCGCAGCAGGAGGGAGCGTTTCTGGCCTCGCCCTCAGGGATCATCGCCTTTATTCTCGGTATTCTCTGCGTCCAGGCCAAGATGACCTTGCCGCCGTTCAGCATACCGGAAGCCGAGACCGAAATCGTCGAAGGGCCGCTGATGGAGTACAGCGGGCCGCTGCTCGGTTTTTGGAAACTTACCCAAGCCATGATGTGGGTCTTTTTCCCCTTCCTGCTCATTCTCCTCTTTTGGGGCGGCTTTTCGTACAGAGGTTTGGGCATTTTGTGGTTTTTGTTGAAATACCTTTTCATTGTCGTGGTGATGATCATTATCAAGAACACGAATCCGCGCGTCCGCATCGACACGGCTCTTCACTTTTTCTGGAAAATTGCCGCGCCGTTGGCCCTGATTGCCGTCATTCTTGCCGTCATAGGAGCCTAA
- a CDS encoding proton-conducting transporter membrane subunit encodes MAGNPLLVLVFLPIIAALLMLAMPATMRKGLAVVVTAYLLWLAWQVHGACGQAASIAGIPIFATDALAGFTLFFMQLLAFIILIFALQGVDATVEKPFFFWFMMTLSFCNGAVVSDHVWSFLTFWGLAGAALFAVALLGRTPETPQTAKKTFIVIGGSDAFLLLGLALMLKIRPETNGTLSAFHAPLVGGSAVVAFIMLLIAAFAKAGGFPLHTWVPDFSKDAPVEGAALLPASLDKLLGIYLLARAMTCYFSTGVVVNLIVITLGALTVITAVMMAMHQYNGRRLLGYHAVSQVGYMIMGVGSGSGLAFAGGLFHLVNHTIYKSNLFLSLGAVEKQTGTNELDELGGISHVMPFTFLAALVGSMSISGIPPFNGFFSKWMIYQGLFEKTAALPRGLQIWLLLCIVAAMFGSALTLASFLKFIYSIFLGRRDAKFAQVKDAPWNQKAAMVLLSLLCIFFGLFAWAVPLRGFIVPAVAGAGFSLEWLGDYHPLRFLGLFLVIFAMGFALFWAIRRVRYDDLYLGGMSPEARFRFIGTAFYKEIREMTPLKQIYQAAENKWFDVYDLGSKAVLAVAGWTQKAHPGWLPLYVLMIIAGLLALLILL; translated from the coding sequence ATGGCCGGTAATCCTCTTCTTGTTCTTGTGTTTCTGCCGATAATCGCCGCCCTTTTAATGCTTGCCATGCCGGCAACGATGCGCAAAGGCCTAGCTGTCGTTGTGACGGCTTATCTGCTTTGGCTTGCCTGGCAGGTGCACGGTGCTTGCGGACAGGCTGCTTCGATTGCCGGAATACCGATTTTTGCGACCGACGCCCTGGCGGGTTTTACGCTCTTTTTCATGCAGTTGCTTGCCTTTATCATTCTGATCTTTGCGCTGCAGGGCGTTGATGCAACTGTCGAAAAGCCCTTCTTTTTCTGGTTCATGATGACCCTTTCCTTTTGCAACGGTGCGGTGGTCAGCGATCATGTTTGGAGCTTTTTGACCTTTTGGGGGCTGGCCGGTGCGGCCTTGTTTGCAGTGGCGCTGCTCGGCAGGACGCCGGAAACGCCGCAGACTGCTAAAAAGACGTTCATCGTCATCGGCGGAAGCGACGCGTTTCTGTTGCTCGGATTGGCGCTTATGCTGAAAATCAGGCCCGAAACCAACGGTACTCTGTCCGCCTTCCATGCGCCGCTTGTCGGCGGCAGCGCGGTGGTCGCCTTCATTATGCTTTTGATCGCCGCTTTTGCCAAGGCGGGAGGATTTCCGCTGCACACTTGGGTGCCGGATTTCAGCAAAGATGCGCCGGTCGAAGGCGCGGCTTTGTTGCCGGCTTCGTTGGACAAGCTGCTCGGCATTTATCTGTTGGCGCGGGCCATGACCTGCTATTTTTCGACCGGAGTGGTCGTCAATCTGATCGTCATCACGCTCGGGGCCTTGACGGTAATCACCGCTGTCATGATGGCCATGCATCAATACAACGGGCGCAGGCTGCTGGGTTATCATGCCGTCAGTCAGGTCGGTTACATGATCATGGGCGTCGGCAGCGGCAGCGGACTCGCGTTTGCAGGAGGCCTGTTCCACCTGGTCAACCATACAATTTACAAATCCAATCTTTTCTTGTCGTTGGGAGCGGTTGAAAAACAAACCGGAACGAACGAATTGGATGAACTGGGCGGCATTTCCCATGTCATGCCCTTTACCTTCCTGGCTGCGTTGGTCGGGTCCATGTCCATTTCCGGTATTCCGCCGTTCAACGGCTTTTTTTCCAAATGGATGATCTATCAAGGGTTGTTCGAAAAAACGGCGGCTCTTCCGCGCGGACTGCAGATTTGGCTGCTGCTCTGTATTGTGGCCGCCATGTTCGGGAGCGCACTTACCCTCGCCAGCTTTTTGAAATTCATCTATTCCATTTTCCTTGGCCGACGCGATGCCAAGTTCGCCCAGGTTAAGGATGCCCCTTGGAATCAAAAAGCGGCGATGGTGCTGCTCAGTCTGCTTTGCATCTTTTTCGGACTCTTTGCCTGGGCAGTTCCCCTGCGCGGTTTTATTGTGCCGGCGGTGGCTGGAGCCGGCTTTTCTCTCGAATGGCTCGGCGATTACCACCCCTTACGATTCCTGGGCCTTTTCCTGGTGATTTTTGCCATGGGATTTGCTCTTTTTTGGGCGATTCGTCGTGTGCGGTATGATGATCTTTACCTCGGCGGCATGTCGCCCGAAGCGCGGTTTCGGTTCATCGGCACCGCTTTTTACAAAGAAATCCGCGAGATGACGCCGCTGAAGCAGATCTATCAGGCGGCGGAAAACAAGTGGTTCGATGTTTACGACCTCGGCAGCAAGGCCGTGCTGGCCGTAGCCGGTTGGACGCAAAAAGCACATCCGGGGTGGCTGCCGCTGTATGTTTTGATGATCATCGCCGGGTTGCTGGCGTTGCTGATCCTGCTGTGA
- a CDS encoding 4Fe-4S dicluster domain-containing protein codes for MVVKAVDFLAFLKKAAETRLGGIEQVFVPAAASWNPSSGTYFTRLSPNSRPVLDSFRSIDPVKILYYLTRERLTDGRPAVGKRLIVGVKGCDLSALLLLDQALLHGDFVDPAYAEWRACSLIIAADCRDIAETCHCTLAGGVPWAERGYDVNLAQADDVYLLTAATEAGKEFLAALAKEVETKPDDEQAARRVDEQRQAILRRLNEQNRPFARAGRYLEYRKPTKDVWRQASVSCIGCGACTHICPTCYCLILNDESRDGLFIKERSYDSCQWNGYARVAGGGTPRPKMTDRFRNRYLCKFDYMQHNFGRLGCTGCGRCTEACAGKIDFRQVVKSVEDAVQAA; via the coding sequence ATGGTTGTTAAAGCTGTCGATTTTCTGGCGTTTCTGAAGAAAGCGGCGGAAACTCGGCTTGGGGGGATCGAGCAGGTGTTCGTTCCTGCTGCCGCTTCATGGAATCCTTCCTCCGGCACTTACTTTACCCGCCTTTCACCGAACAGCAGGCCTGTGCTGGATTCCTTCCGTTCCATCGATCCCGTCAAAATCCTTTATTACTTAACGCGCGAGCGTCTCACCGACGGTCGACCGGCAGTAGGAAAACGTCTAATCGTCGGCGTAAAGGGATGCGATCTTTCGGCGCTTCTTTTGCTGGATCAGGCCCTGCTGCACGGCGACTTTGTGGATCCAGCCTATGCCGAGTGGCGGGCATGCAGCTTGATCATCGCTGCAGACTGCCGAGACATTGCCGAAACCTGCCATTGTACTTTGGCGGGCGGCGTTCCATGGGCCGAGCGGGGATACGATGTCAATCTCGCCCAGGCGGACGATGTTTATCTCTTAACCGCCGCCACCGAAGCAGGCAAGGAATTTCTCGCGGCGCTTGCAAAAGAGGTGGAAACAAAGCCGGATGATGAGCAAGCCGCTCGGCGAGTCGACGAACAGCGGCAAGCGATCCTGCGTCGTCTAAATGAGCAGAATCGGCCTTTTGCCCGCGCGGGCCGCTATTTGGAATACCGCAAACCGACCAAGGATGTCTGGCGGCAAGCCTCCGTCTCCTGCATCGGTTGCGGCGCCTGCACACACATTTGTCCCACCTGCTACTGCCTTATCCTCAACGATGAAAGTCGAGACGGTCTTTTTATCAAGGAGCGTTCCTACGATTCCTGCCAATGGAACGGCTATGCGCGGGTCGCCGGCGGCGGCACGCCGCGGCCGAAAATGACCGATCGATTCCGCAATCGATACCTGTGCAAATTTGATTATATGCAGCACAATTTCGGACGACTCGGCTGCACCGGCTGTGGTCGCTGTACCGAAGCGTGCGCCGGAAAGATCGATTTCCGCCAAGTCGTCAAAAGTGTTGAAGACGCCGTTCAAGCTGCGTAA
- a CDS encoding NADH-quinone oxidoreductase subunit C, whose amino-acid sequence MAEVPDFFQAMAGKIGRTIHKKRRHYFEVQNENLHEVVTYLFKTMGCRLSTATATEVYRGIEVLYHFSHDPTGTYYCPRVLMTDREKPQMNSITPIVPGAEWIEREMSELLGIEFIGHPKKVPLLSRNNPDFPDKPLRIRRTT is encoded by the coding sequence ATGGCTGAGGTTCCTGATTTTTTTCAGGCAATGGCCGGCAAAATCGGCAGAACGATCCATAAAAAACGGCGCCATTATTTCGAAGTGCAGAACGAGAACCTCCATGAGGTGGTGACCTATTTATTCAAGACCATGGGCTGCCGACTGAGCACGGCAACGGCGACCGAGGTCTATCGCGGTATAGAGGTGCTTTATCATTTCTCACACGATCCGACCGGCACCTACTATTGTCCGCGCGTCTTGATGACCGACCGCGAAAAGCCGCAAATGAACTCGATTACGCCGATCGTGCCGGGCGCCGAGTGGATCGAGCGCGAGATGAGCGAGCTGTTGGGCATCGAATTCATCGGCCACCCGAAAAAAGTGCCGCTGCTGTCGCGCAACAATCCCGATTTCCCTGACAAACCGCTGCGCATACGGAGGACGACATGA
- a CDS encoding Na+/H+ antiporter subunit E, with the protein MTQAMKSRITVFILSMLVWLALVGVRMIEEVIVGVIVALLVSAVAGHFLITTQKQRHAAVRWLYGIGYFFLFIWEMIKANLHVAYIVIHPLLPIKPGIVKIKTELTKDSAVTVLTNSITLTPGTLTVDVNPEKKEIYVHWIDVKATDVENCTRLIGARFERTLKEVFE; encoded by the coding sequence ATGACACAGGCAATGAAGAGCAGAATTACCGTCTTTATTCTATCCATGCTGGTATGGTTGGCGCTGGTCGGCGTGCGAATGATTGAAGAGGTGATTGTCGGCGTGATCGTTGCTCTACTGGTCTCGGCTGTCGCCGGCCATTTTCTCATAACGACGCAAAAGCAGCGCCATGCCGCCGTCCGTTGGCTATACGGTATAGGCTATTTTTTCCTGTTTATTTGGGAAATGATCAAAGCGAATCTGCATGTGGCTTATATCGTCATCCATCCGTTGCTGCCGATCAAGCCGGGTATTGTCAAGATCAAGACCGAGTTGACCAAGGACTCGGCCGTCACCGTGCTGACCAATTCGATTACGCTGACGCCAGGCACGCTGACCGTCGATGTCAATCCGGAGAAAAAGGAAATCTATGTGCATTGGATCGATGTGAAAGCAACCGACGTGGAAAACTGCACCCGGCTCATCGGCGCCCGCTTTGAACGCACGCTGAAGGAGGTTTTCGAATGA
- a CDS encoding sodium:proton antiporter, protein MNPYVLCFALFLVGVYGVLAKRDLIKIILALGILGYAANLFLVLVGYRADAHYPILEPGVQLGPMVDPLPQALVLTSIVIELGTTALMVALAIRLFQKYGTFDISNIRRLRG, encoded by the coding sequence ATGAATCCTTATGTGCTTTGTTTTGCGTTGTTTTTGGTCGGCGTTTACGGCGTTTTGGCTAAACGCGATCTGATTAAAATCATTTTAGCGCTCGGCATTTTAGGCTATGCTGCCAATCTCTTCCTCGTACTGGTGGGCTATAGAGCCGATGCTCATTACCCGATCCTTGAGCCCGGGGTGCAACTCGGTCCGATGGTCGACCCCTTACCGCAAGCCCTGGTGCTGACCTCGATCGTCATTGAGTTAGGGACGACGGCGTTGATGGTCGCTTTGGCCATCCGGCTGTTCCAAAAATATGGAACCTTTGACATTTCCAACATCAGGAGGCTGCGCGGATGA
- a CDS encoding proton-conducting transporter membrane subunit, translating into MIPLLIAIPLGTAFLISLIGGKRDLVAAVLSLCSTAVVLIMSIVLFAGLHGHTLVYSVGKWPAPFGIVLVIDAFSALMLILIYTLALTSLLYAVPYLESLGRDWKFYALFMLMLSGMTGVIITGDLFNLYVFMEIGLLAAFALVAFGGAAEEYEAAFKYAVMGSVSSSFILIGIAVLYSASSTLTMAKIAETLPSLDPKLVGWVSALFLAGFGLKAAAIPFHAWLPDAHSSAPALISSMLSGVLIKALGVYVLIRLFFNVFGAPQMILSVVLVLGLISIIGGVLLAIAQWDMKRLLAYHSISQIGYVLIGIGLGTPLGLLGAVYHLLNHALFKGLLFYNAGAVEIALGTRNLKRMGNLTKLLPTTSNTSMVASLSIAGIPPFNGFFSKLILIIAAVQAGQPITAVLAVIGSLLTLASFMKVQRYGFRGERVIEKAEPIGWSMNAAMVILAVLCLATSLLVVPGIREVVLSPAVQAVMAKTGYVHLVLGR; encoded by the coding sequence ATGATTCCTTTGCTCATCGCCATTCCGTTGGGGACGGCCTTTCTCATCTCGCTCATCGGCGGCAAGAGGGACTTGGTCGCGGCCGTCCTGTCGTTGTGTTCTACGGCTGTTGTTTTGATCATGTCGATCGTTCTGTTTGCCGGCCTACATGGGCACACTCTTGTCTATTCGGTCGGCAAATGGCCTGCTCCTTTCGGCATCGTGCTGGTCATCGACGCCTTTTCTGCTCTCATGCTGATTCTGATCTATACGCTGGCGCTGACGTCACTCTTGTACGCCGTGCCCTATCTTGAATCACTCGGCCGCGACTGGAAATTCTATGCGCTCTTTATGCTGATGTTGAGCGGCATGACCGGCGTCATTATTACCGGCGACCTTTTCAACTTGTACGTTTTCATGGAAATCGGCTTGTTGGCCGCTTTTGCGCTCGTTGCCTTTGGCGGCGCCGCCGAAGAGTACGAGGCGGCGTTCAAATACGCCGTCATGGGCTCCGTTTCTTCAAGCTTTATTTTGATCGGTATCGCTGTTCTTTACAGCGCCTCATCGACGCTGACCATGGCCAAAATTGCCGAAACCCTTCCTTCGCTTGACCCCAAACTCGTCGGCTGGGTGAGCGCGCTCTTCCTCGCCGGCTTTGGACTCAAAGCGGCGGCGATTCCCTTTCATGCCTGGCTGCCAGATGCCCATTCATCCGCTCCGGCACTGATTTCATCTATGCTTTCCGGAGTGCTGATCAAAGCTCTGGGCGTGTACGTCCTCATCCGCCTCTTCTTCAATGTGTTCGGCGCCCCGCAGATGATCCTCTCCGTGGTGCTTGTTCTGGGACTCATATCCATCATCGGGGGAGTGCTGTTGGCCATAGCCCAGTGGGATATGAAACGGCTTCTTGCCTATCACAGCATCAGCCAAATTGGATATGTTCTTATCGGAATCGGCCTCGGTACGCCGCTGGGATTGTTGGGAGCCGTCTATCATTTGCTTAATCACGCCTTGTTCAAAGGCCTGCTGTTTTACAATGCAGGCGCCGTGGAAATTGCTCTCGGTACGCGCAACCTCAAACGCATGGGCAATTTGACAAAACTGCTGCCGACCACGAGCAATACCTCGATGGTGGCTTCGCTTTCGATTGCCGGCATTCCGCCTTTCAACGGCTTTTTCAGCAAGCTGATCCTTATTATTGCTGCAGTGCAGGCCGGGCAACCGATTACTGCCGTTTTAGCCGTCATCGGGAGTCTGCTGACCCTGGCCTCTTTTATGAAGGTGCAGCGCTACGGTTTTCGCGGTGAGCGCGTCATCGAGAAAGCGGAACCGATCGGCTGGAGCATGAATGCGGCGATGGTGATTTTGGCCGTCCTATGCCTGGCCACCAGCCTTCTGGTTGTTCCCGGAATCCGTGAGGTGGTCTTGTCGCCGGCAGTGCAGGCCGTTATGGCAAAAACCGGCTACGTGCACCTGGTGTTGGGGAGGTGA